The following proteins are co-located in the Halocatena salina genome:
- a CDS encoding DUF7519 family protein, which translates to MSAVDRSPARLSSALGLAFGTTVLFLLGSSGLSLAVGPGLFGMGVLVVGLRRQSRLFLTLGVSGLLVGVVVIGLLGARPVPLLIATVATVLTWDVTENAITVGERLGRDAETWPVEIVHVATTAVVSFFSAGAAILVFHLSIDGAPAAAVIVLLLAGVFLALGLRT; encoded by the coding sequence GTGAGTGCAGTCGACCGTTCACCTGCTCGCTTGAGCAGTGCGCTGGGACTTGCCTTCGGAACGACTGTGTTGTTTCTCCTCGGGAGTTCGGGGCTGTCACTGGCGGTGGGACCGGGCCTGTTCGGTATGGGTGTCCTCGTGGTCGGACTCCGACGACAGTCGCGGCTTTTTCTCACATTAGGCGTGAGTGGATTACTTGTCGGCGTGGTGGTGATCGGCCTGCTCGGTGCTCGACCGGTACCGCTGTTGATAGCGACCGTGGCTACCGTTCTGACGTGGGACGTCACCGAAAACGCGATCACCGTCGGGGAACGATTGGGACGGGATGCCGAAACGTGGCCCGTCGAGATCGTTCATGTTGCTACGACTGCGGTTGTATCTTTCTTTTCGGCAGGGGCTGCCATTCTCGTCTTTCATCTGTCGATCGACGGTGCGCCGGCGGCCGCAGTCATCGTTTTACTCCTTGCGGGCGTGTTCCTCGCTCTCGGACTACGGACCTGA
- a CDS encoding acyl-CoA dehydrogenase family protein: MTAPVDYAVLEEGRHCNYYTHDRALQFELRRRCESEELDWGASRLREFGEMIGYTVADNADVADDNPPTLRAHDKHGELTNEIEYHPAHIENERLVYEAGVIADVFEAPPDRETPVSFPYHFGQFYLMEYASSVGLGCPAAMTGGAALVLDSFDDGALQEFYEGLTAREYEELMTGAMFLTEKQGGSDVGANEVTAEPQEDGTYELYGEKWFCSNLDSEAALVLARRPDAPDGTDGLSLFLVSTHDRDGEPTDYRFRRLKDKLGTQTVPTGEVVFEGSEAYLVGEPENGFKQMSEMLNAERLYNAVSACGGMGRSVLESKVHAANREAFGKRLDEHPLLRRDLLEMVVDHEAALAFTFEAVEAFHRRERTDAEMAHRLVRILIPVAKYRTARLAVDTASYAMEIKGGDGYVEEFVHPRLLRNAQVLPIWEGPSNVMALDVLRAMAREAAHEPLLALIDERLDAVTHSVLDELVTVVRSEREQLETAITSVGSADIESAQHQAKELTEYIFDVMTAAILLEQAHWQLTEDDDARKALVARQFIASYLRTDRGITSDRQPSDEGFDAVVRYARFDPERFGE; encoded by the coding sequence ATGACCGCACCCGTTGATTACGCCGTGCTAGAGGAGGGACGTCACTGCAACTACTACACCCACGACCGGGCACTCCAGTTCGAACTTCGACGACGCTGTGAGAGCGAAGAACTCGACTGGGGTGCATCCCGTTTACGCGAGTTCGGTGAGATGATCGGCTACACCGTGGCCGACAACGCAGACGTCGCAGACGACAATCCCCCGACCTTGCGAGCCCACGACAAGCATGGCGAACTCACGAACGAGATCGAGTACCACCCGGCCCACATCGAAAACGAGCGATTGGTGTACGAAGCCGGCGTCATTGCTGACGTCTTCGAGGCACCACCGGATCGAGAGACTCCTGTTTCCTTTCCATACCATTTCGGGCAGTTCTACCTGATGGAGTACGCATCGAGCGTCGGACTCGGCTGTCCGGCAGCGATGACGGGAGGGGCTGCCCTGGTTCTGGATTCGTTCGACGACGGCGCACTACAGGAGTTTTATGAGGGCTTGACCGCGCGGGAGTACGAGGAGTTGATGACCGGTGCGATGTTTCTCACCGAAAAGCAAGGTGGAAGCGATGTCGGTGCAAACGAGGTGACTGCCGAGCCACAGGAGGACGGCACGTACGAACTGTACGGAGAAAAGTGGTTCTGCTCGAATCTCGATTCGGAGGCTGCGCTCGTGTTGGCTCGTCGACCCGACGCCCCGGATGGCACCGACGGACTGTCGCTCTTTCTCGTATCGACTCACGACCGAGACGGGGAGCCGACCGACTACCGATTCCGTCGTCTGAAAGACAAACTTGGCACCCAAACCGTGCCGACCGGCGAAGTCGTGTTCGAGGGCAGCGAGGCGTATCTGGTCGGAGAGCCGGAAAACGGGTTCAAACAGATGTCCGAGATGTTGAACGCCGAGCGACTGTACAACGCCGTCTCCGCCTGCGGTGGGATGGGACGATCGGTGTTGGAATCGAAGGTCCACGCCGCCAACCGGGAGGCGTTCGGCAAGCGACTCGACGAACACCCCCTGTTGCGCCGGGACCTCCTCGAAATGGTGGTCGATCACGAGGCGGCGCTGGCGTTCACCTTCGAAGCCGTCGAGGCGTTCCACCGGCGAGAGCGCACCGATGCGGAGATGGCCCATCGGCTCGTGCGCATTCTCATTCCGGTTGCGAAGTATCGCACGGCGAGACTGGCCGTCGACACCGCTTCGTACGCCATGGAGATCAAGGGTGGTGATGGGTACGTCGAGGAATTCGTCCATCCCCGGTTGCTGCGTAACGCCCAGGTCCTTCCAATCTGGGAAGGACCGTCGAACGTCATGGCTCTCGATGTGCTCCGTGCGATGGCTCGTGAAGCTGCACACGAACCATTGCTAGCGCTGATCGACGAACGACTCGACGCAGTCACTCATTCTGTACTCGATGAGTTGGTCACCGTCGTCCGCTCCGAACGCGAACAGCTCGAAACCGCGATCACCAGCGTGGGGTCCGCGGACATCGAGTCGGCCCAACACCAAGCCAAGGAACTCACCGAGTACATCTTCGACGTGATGACCGCCGCGATCTTGCTCGAACAGGCCCACTGGCAACTCACAGAAGACGACGACGCTCGCAAAGCGCTCGTCGCCCGCCAGTTCATCGCGTCGTACCTCCGTACTGACCGCGGGATCACGAGTGACCGTCAGCCGTCAGACGAGGGGTTCGACGCTGTCGTTCGATACGCACGGTTCGATCCGGAACGGTTCGGGGAGTGA
- a CDS encoding TrmB family transcriptional regulator: MDDASLEESLYALGFSAKEVDTYLSILELGGGKASTIAEASGVSKRYVYSIAERLADRGFVEVNDHVVPTMIRPYPPERVITELTDDLEAMQPALESRFSRSSPRSEQFEVIKSRVTVLKRISEGIERAEQEVTLSIPYRLLDEVGDELRAAFERDVLVLLLVTGVSPSTDLAFDGMASVARAWKQPMPTMLTIDQETGLVVPDKMLSGSNSPAQAIVFEQEQLSPVIAGSFLGNYFPMATEVYTTDPIDLPATYQNFRHAVLQTRLHRCDDRPIRVRITGYTVSDGNAQTEFEGAVVDVRQSLLEPPTSSFPVENTLIVESEDRTYSVGGTGAFVEDIEATTVELRPADRPQTSEHADLRQVDEHRE; this comes from the coding sequence ATGGACGACGCATCGCTCGAAGAATCGCTGTATGCGCTGGGATTTTCGGCCAAGGAAGTAGATACGTACCTCTCGATCCTGGAACTCGGAGGGGGGAAGGCGAGCACGATTGCTGAGGCCTCTGGTGTCTCCAAGCGGTACGTTTACAGCATCGCTGAGCGGCTGGCGGATCGGGGATTCGTGGAAGTCAACGACCACGTCGTTCCGACGATGATCCGACCATACCCCCCAGAACGGGTCATAACTGAGTTGACCGACGATCTCGAAGCGATGCAACCAGCACTCGAATCGCGGTTCTCCCGGTCGTCTCCTCGATCAGAGCAATTCGAGGTCATCAAGTCCCGTGTAACCGTTCTTAAGCGCATCTCCGAGGGGATCGAGCGCGCAGAGCAGGAAGTGACGCTCTCGATACCCTACCGACTGCTTGATGAGGTCGGCGACGAACTCCGTGCAGCGTTCGAGCGCGATGTTTTGGTGCTCTTGCTCGTTACGGGCGTTAGTCCGAGCACCGATCTCGCGTTTGATGGGATGGCATCGGTCGCCCGAGCGTGGAAGCAACCGATGCCGACGATGCTAACGATCGACCAGGAGACGGGTCTCGTCGTGCCCGACAAGATGCTTTCAGGATCTAACAGCCCCGCCCAGGCTATCGTCTTCGAACAAGAACAGCTCAGTCCGGTTATCGCTGGCTCGTTTCTGGGGAACTATTTTCCCATGGCGACGGAGGTGTACACCACCGATCCCATCGACCTCCCAGCCACCTATCAGAATTTCCGACACGCGGTTCTCCAGACGCGACTCCACCGGTGTGATGACCGTCCGATTCGTGTTCGGATCACGGGCTACACCGTTTCCGATGGGAACGCACAGACCGAATTCGAGGGCGCTGTCGTCGACGTTCGTCAGTCGCTTCTCGAACCACCGACGAGCTCGTTTCCCGTCGAAAACACACTGATCGTCGAATCCGAGGATCGAACGTACAGCGTCGGTGGAACGGGTGCGTTCGTCGAGGACATCGAGGCGACGACGGTCGAACTGCGTCCGGCCGATAGGCCACAAACGTCGGAACACGCCGATTTACGGCAGGTAGACGAACACCGTGAATGA
- a CDS encoding AEC family transporter, whose protein sequence is MPVFERLMALLGLLVIGVGLRITGVLDDSRAARLNSLTYYVALPALIFISTYQQSITELLSRALLEGLIIVVVATVGLAWIIHRNASTQYRSVALVQSYHSNLGYLGLPLVAATFEARVTAIASVILGIVSLIQVPLTILILTMMSDANTRFHHELRRLVTNPVLLSLLVGLAVGSTGLAIPSVAATGLDALGTLALPLALLCVGSSLNVDLSAVDLSATGWVVALKNGCMPALAWGVFSLLAVKPATFTASVVMFGTPTAVSTFVYANELGGDEQFASLNVFVTTFISTGTLFLLIRLVS, encoded by the coding sequence ATGCCTGTTTTCGAGCGCTTGATGGCTCTTCTTGGACTGTTGGTGATCGGGGTTGGACTGCGTATAACCGGTGTTCTCGATGACAGCCGGGCCGCTCGCCTCAATTCTCTCACGTATTACGTCGCCCTTCCTGCGCTCATTTTCATATCGACGTACCAGCAGTCGATCACTGAGCTCCTCTCTCGGGCCCTTTTGGAGGGACTCATCATTGTCGTGGTCGCGACCGTAGGGCTTGCGTGGATCATACACCGAAACGCCTCGACGCAGTATCGGAGCGTTGCGCTCGTCCAGTCGTACCACTCCAATCTGGGCTATCTCGGACTGCCGCTCGTGGCGGCAACGTTCGAGGCGAGAGTGACAGCAATCGCGAGTGTGATTCTCGGTATTGTCTCGTTGATCCAAGTGCCGTTGACGATTCTTATCCTCACCATGATGAGTGATGCGAACACGCGGTTTCACCACGAACTGCGTCGACTTGTGACAAATCCCGTGTTGCTCTCATTGCTCGTCGGTCTCGCAGTCGGATCTACTGGACTTGCGATCCCGTCCGTCGCCGCTACCGGTCTTGATGCGCTCGGTACGCTCGCACTGCCCTTGGCGTTGCTCTGTGTCGGCTCTTCCCTCAATGTCGATCTCTCGGCAGTCGATCTGAGTGCGACCGGTTGGGTCGTTGCGCTCAAAAACGGCTGTATGCCAGCGCTCGCGTGGGGAGTCTTCTCACTCCTCGCTGTCAAACCTGCAACATTTACTGCGAGCGTCGTCATGTTCGGAACGCCGACCGCAGTCTCGACGTTCGTGTACGCGAACGAACTCGGTGGCGACGAACAGTTCGCGTCGTTGAACGTCTTCGTGACCACGTTCATCTCTACTGGAACCTTGTTTCTCCTCATTCGCTTGGTTAGCTGA